The following nucleotide sequence is from Aphelocoma coerulescens isolate FSJ_1873_10779 chromosome 9, UR_Acoe_1.0, whole genome shotgun sequence.
CTGAAGGGTACAGAGAATTCAGGAACTGAAAACGAAGGAAAACAGGAACTTCAGGGTTGGATCATGCATGAAATGCCAACCTCGAGGGAACAGCAGAGGAGCTTCTCCAACCAAAATATGTCAGAGTTCAAGAGAAGCAGAAGATGAAGAGCAAAATTCAATTTAtttctctcccccccccaagAAAAACTCATTATCCATAACGGGGGCAGATTTGCCTTCGGATCCTCAAAgagaaaattcccccaaaccctccaccCCTTTGGGGAAACAAAACTTTGCTTAAAAATTGCCCCAACAACTCCCAAAGGCAACCCCAGAACCCTCAACAGCCAAAAACCACAGGTGCCAGTgtccatttttatttaaaaacacctaaaattCACAGTCTGCAAggaaaccaaccaaccaaccacccCCTCAGTGCCGAGGAGCCCAGAAAGGACCAGTAAaaaccagcacagctcagggggGCAGGAAgctcccaggctgctgctttgttttgccaATTGTCCTTCAGAATCCAGAACTTCCACCCAAAACAGCCCTTCAGGAAGATGAGAGTTTTCCAGGAACATCAAAGAAATCTCCACTGCAAAGTCTCTTTTAAAACCAGCTTTAAGACCATGAGTTCTGCTTAAATTACTGTaggcaaaaataaaacattctaCGTAAAATGTAATATTTGTATCCCAACAaactcctctctccacagccaAACATTTCCAAAGGCTCTGGAGCGTTTTGTGGCACACGAGGATTCCCTGGAGTCATCCCAGGAACATCGCCCCTGTTCCTGGGGTTCCACAaaccccctgcccctgccctttAAAGCAAGATCAGCTCACTTTGGATAAATTATCCCTCATTACCTTGAGGAGTAAttaaaccaaagcaaaatgcactctgcaggagctctgggaaCTCCCGGTTCAGCAAGGAGCCTTCCATTGAAAACGATGGGAAAACGCTGAGTTTCACCAGGGAATTGAAGGCTTTTCCCTCTGCAAGCAAAATTCAGTTATTGCTTTAACTCTTTTTGCAGTTTTTAGTCACAAACTCTTAAAAATGTATCAGTTTTCACATGATTCAGGGCTTGCAGAGGTTATTGCTGCTCCTGAGCTGGGACGAATTCCAGGGTTAGCACTTTTGGTACTTCTGGAAGCGGAGTTTCCTCTGAAATACTCACTTGGGAGTTTCTCCTTACCTTTTCCTCCCAGAAACGTGGAACAGAGCAACCAAGGTGTCCAAGaggagaggctggaaaagccccacTTCCATCCAGGCTCATCCCAGCAATTTAATTAGGGAATTTTCCCATTTCACACCCGGAGATCCAATCCTGGCCACTGACTCAGCTACTCACGGAGTATTTGAGAcaggaggctggagcaggtACTCAGAGGTTCCACCAGAGCCAGAATTTCCCATCAGGATCTCTGAATTGCCCAGGAAGGAGGAGATTTAGCCAATATTTGAAATCTAGGATCTAGGCTTGCAGCAAAGCACGGAGCATCTGCTTGTGCTGGGCTCTGTGTCCCAGGAAATTCAGtgcattcctgcttttccagaggCCAAGGTGCTATTTCAACACACTCCTGTGGGCCAGGGTTGATAAACAGGAGGAGTAATGAGCTGGGagctgcaaaaaaataaaattaagacatTCCTCAACTTCTGGGGTGGGCCAGCCATTGATTCCTTTCCTTCGTTAGATTTTTAATTACTGGGAGATTTATTTCTGAGAACAAGCCCCAGGAGCTTCActcacagctggagctgctggctgttagGAACAGCCAAATTTCTAAAATAAACCCCTGATTACTCCAGTTTTTCATTGTCCTATGACCCCCTGTTAGTGATACCTGAGCTCCAAGTCTGGACAGGTATTTATTCCTTAAACTAAAGGCATCAGCTTTTGGCAGCAATTTTGCCAAATCATCTTCGTTCTGCCGTCTGAGCCTCTCCTGCTCTTCTGCTCTGCAAAAGAAAAGTGCCTTCAGATGTTTGCCCTGAGCAGTGTGGAGCCAAGCAGGGAATTCTGGTTATTCCAATGTTTTGGGGTATCAGATTAATGACCCTGAGACATGCAGGGGTCAGTAATTCAGTGTAAAGAAACAGAGAGGCTGTTTTCTGCAGGTTCCTTTTATTTCATTCCAAGATTTCAGCAGAAAGAGAAATCTTTTGGTTTTTCACACATTACAACGTGCTCAGGGAGCTCCTGTAACAACTTTTGTATCTGTTAAACAAACTTGCATCCCTTAAAGTAAACATTGCAATACAAAGAGAATCAAGAAGGCAATAAAAGACTGCTCAGCAGTCTCAGAATTCAGAAATctcctacaaaaaaaaaaagtccatttgAGCATTTGTGGCTCTTTTTCCATCAAAGTGTCGAAAGGAAACAAACCCAGAGCtggaaatacatttaaaaagtgGATTTTGCATTAAGACAGTGACAAGAGCAGCAGTGAGCTGTTGAGAGCTCGGGGTGAGCTCTACCAGAGAACAAAAAATGCCTTTGGATCAGAAACCTCCAGCCAGGTGTGGGCACAGGAGGGCTCCGAGCTCAGGCTTTACCCCAGGGCaccctgcccagctgtgcccccaggACAGGTGAGAACAAAGCAGGGACCAGGCAAAGCCCAGCTGTTAATGAATCTTCCAGACAACTACAGTGCACCCTAAACTCTCCTTCTtcagtggtggtggtgctgaTCAAGTGTTCCCACTTCGGGATGGGGTTTGCTACTCAACTTTCCTTTCTGAAAGAAACAGTGGGACAACAATTACTGCAAACACTGGCCTGGGGCATCCTAAACCCCACAGATCCACAGGAATCACTGGAATCGTTACACAtgggggagaagcagctctGTTTGGACACAGAATTCTGAGGTTTGGGAAGGGTTTGGTgtgtttgtattaaaaaaattggaTTAAAAATCCCTTTGGCTCAAGGAAACCCATCACAATTAAGTCAGGTTTTAATTTCCTTGAGCTTTCCTCAAGATTAATgtgtgggaaaaaaaggaaaaaaccatatCAAACCTCACCAATTCCCTTTGCTCACAGGTGCcgtgggtttttggggattaATTTAAGTACCACCATATGGGCACAGTCCAGTGTTGGACAAGCCCATAAATCCATTTGTAAGAAACACGTTATTAGCAAAGTATCTGGATCAAACAGGTATGatattataaaatatatatacaacTGTGTGATGTACAACATCTGCAGGTGAGATGTAATTACCTATTAAAAACTAAAGAATTCCAACAGAACTACAGGAAATGAGCTCCAGGATGTGagggagctgctgagctgaaTCAGGTCAGAACAGAGAGCATTCCAAAGGGAAAATTCCATGTTCTTCACACAGCAGCATCTGGGACTCTACAGGTGTGGTTTTGCAAGCTGTGATTTGCCACACATTGATTTATTCTCTCACataaaaaatgtgaaattaaGAATAATGAACATATTTTAATAGGATGAACCATCTATGGGAGTGTCCCcacccatggcagggctgggaactggatgggctttaaggtctctcccaACCCAAATTATTCCATGAACTGCCAAAATTTCCTTATTCCAACCCTTTCTGCCACCTAAAGTGCTCCATTTCCTTTTAAAGGAAGTGAATCCCATTTTACTGAAAAGTCCTGCCCtattttcttcctaaaaattaaaacttctCACTGTAAGAGGAGCACTTGTGACAGATCTGACCCCAAGCTGAGTTTCACATCAGTGCTGTGATTTAAACTCAACATTTTCCACCacatttcagttggaagggcactgaaatagaagaaaatagAGAGGAAAAGTGGCAGGAAAGGACACCTGGATAACTGCTCCTTCAAATATTGATCCACAGGGGCAGGAATACGAAATCCTGATACAGACTGGTGAGAAAATCAATCCAGCCCAAAACAGACTCGAGACAATGATCTACTGAATCCCTCCAGGACAAACATTTCCCAAGGCCACTGATATTCACTGGCTCTGTACTCActcagaagcagcagctttttGCAGTTTTGCCCTTTTCTTTGCAGACCAGTTGAGATCACCACCTGTAACAGCAGCAACGGGCACACTGAGACCTTGAAAACTGGGATTTCTGTGCCTTTGGTATCAAAACTCACCACAGAGGTTCTCAGAGCACTGAGAAGTCTGTGGAATGGTTTTACAGAAGTAAAGACTGAggtgaagagaaagagaagctgCAAACACTCACCTGCGAGGTGATTCACAAAGTACAGCATGACCACGGCTATCAGTGacactgggaaaggaaagggacagGTTTAGCTGGCAATAAATGAACAGGTTCAACCCACAACCAAGATTTTTCATGGCAGTTGTAACTCAGAGGagttttctgcttttgtaaATCCCCCATGCTCACAGCACGTGGTAATTCAGAAAAGGATTCTTATTTTAAACTTGCACTCTAAAAGACTATTATTTGTCTATCTTTTACtccatttttttaaacactgaaaCACTTCACCCttcaagaaaaccccaaaccacttcACTGGCTGTGAGTTCATCTCAGCACTGCCCCAGCTGACACCTCTAGAAGAGGAGtcatttctgttttccaggaaaTATGAAGCAAAAAAGCCCAACAAAGCTTCCTGAAGCCACTCCCAGCGTGTCCCACACTCACAGCAAACACAGGCACTGAAGAAGACTTCCAGGAACAGGTATCCCCTGGTGTCCAGGATCATGCCAGCTGCTATGGCAATCACTGCCAGGCCCAGGTTCTGGATGGACTGCATGCTAGGACAGAGCAGGACCACCACATGGATGTGGATTCCTTAGGGAAAGCTCCTCAGTGGCACTGAGCTAACAGGAGATGAGCTTTCCCTGTTTGCTGGGACATGTGGAAGGCAGGGCTCcagctttgcagaagctcctgTGCCTCCCCCCAGCCTCGTGCTGTGTCCCAAAGCCACAtccccagagcagccagggctTCCTGCTCCAaacctggaggagctgggaaccAGGAATGGGTTGGAACTGCTCAGATCCAATGGTTCAGGAGTGTCAGgaatcagggaatggtttgggatggaagggaccttaaagcccatccagtgccacccctgccatggcagggacacctcccactgtcccaggctgctccaagccccagtgtccggcctggccttgggcactgccagggatccaggggcagccccagctgctctgggaattccatcccagcccctgcccaccctcccagggaagaagtcccccccaatctcccatccagccctgccctctggcagtgggaagccattccctgggtcctgtccctccatcctttgtcccaagtccctctccaggtcaccccaaagcttctcctctccaggctggacaatcccaactctcccagcctttgctccagcagagctgctccatctcctgctcctgctggtgcTCTGGATTTGCACAAATCCATGGAAGTACTTACAAGCCATAGGCAGTTCCCAGCTGATGTTCTGGGACGACAAAGGCCACCATGGGCCACAGGGCACAGGCCAGCAAGGAATAGGCCACTCCCAGCAggcactggggacacagggacaggcagaCAGGGTTAGAGGAGAGGCACTTCTGATGTCGAACTCTAACAAATGAACATCTtgcccttccctttctcccaaaAGTGACAAAAAGCGAGCTCAAGTAACACCTCGTGCAACAGAATTCCAAATAAATATCCACTTTTAGAACTTCTTCCAGGAATGACCCCCAAAATAAATTCTATTAATTAAAATTGAAGAGCCTGACTGAACACCCAGAGCTGCACCTCGCTAGAAAAATGCCTGAAAACCAAAGTTTTTAATCCCTGCCCCACTGGTGAGCACCATAATCCTCAGCTCCAAACAAATATTTCAGGGCATCTGCTGTCAGTAATGCAGATTTTTACTGAGGTTCAATCCAGCACATCAGAGGCACATTGAGCAATAGTTATAAACTTCAGAAATAAACTAAAAGAACCATTTTTAGGAGAAAAGTGAGCACCTGGCACAGGAATTTAGTAATGGAGTGAGGCATCTTTTCCACCTCACAACTCGCAGAACAATTCAGCATTAACTCCATTGCTTCTTTTGTATTTATAAAAGAAATACTTGATACTGATTTTATTTAGATTTAGCTCTAAATCCCAGAAAAGCAGGTTACCATGGCTATCCAGGGGTTCCAGAAGGTAAAGGCCAGCATGATGTGCGAGGCCAGCGTGGTGATGACAGCACACAGAACCCAGATGATGTTCTTGCCAACTTTATCCACCAGAAGGCCGAagactggggacatgggggctGAGATGATGTACACAATGCTGCAGGAGAGGAAGAATTCAAGACTGAACACTCCCAGAGTCATTTGTTAACTGTGaagccaggagaaaaaaagcacctccaaaaaaatcccaatcatTTAGAATTCCCAAAAGGTTTCAGGCATCCAAGGAAATAGTGACAGAGCTCTGGGAATCACAGCCCAGTGTTTCCTTGTTGGGTTTTACCACTTTGGGGTTTTGCCACATCACAAATTCATCCTCAAACGACCAACACTGAGTTCTTTTAGTGTTGTTATTACACTGCTTTTATCACTCAGAAAAGAATCACcaaatactaaaataaaaccCCTCAGAGCTTTTTCTTTGCAGTGTGAACACCCATTTTCAATAAAAAACACATCCACaacttccagttattccttggGTCATGTGAAATTATTTCTCCATTTAAATCCAAGTCACAGGAGATCCCAAATCTCTTCCCacctgcccagagcccaaaaaTACATCCTAAAATTTGGCAGCATTCCTAATTAATCAATTCCAATATACCTGTTAATTGCACTGGCTTCCTGGGgggaaaatctgaatttttcaataaagaaaaccctgaaggaagaaaaaaaaaactgtttaGGAAAATGCAGACTTGAAGGACATAAAATCAAAATTAAGTTAGACAAAGAGACAAGAATCTCATTTACAAGAAAATTAAACAGAGCTTTGACATAAATATCCCAGATTCTCATTTATAATTAATTTAGGAGCTTGTTATCAGACTCCACAGCTTTTAATTTAAGGATCATTCAAATTATACTTTGGGGAAAACATAAAATGTCCACAGCCAACATTTAACCCAAATAATGAGATATTGGGTTGTAAACATGGAAGGAATCCTACAGGACAGCAAATTCCACCCCATGTTGTAAATCTGTATCCAGTTTTAATCAGGAAATCAAACATTTCCTCATGCTCCTGAGTTCTGACAACTCAGAGTGGTAACTCCCACAAAGCTCAGCAGGTCATCGTGAAGCTTTTAAGCATTTGGTTAAAAGCCTGGCCAAATTCCAGAGGAACAGCTGGAAAAGTGAGCAGCACTTACTTCCCAAGGCCGATGAAAGGGAAAATTGCTGCGTAGTAACAGACACAGATGACAAAGATGAGCCACAAGGACAGGGAGAAATCCTTCACATCTGTGAGCTTGATCACTTCTCCTGCAGTGGGGCAGACACAGCATGGGTTCAGTCAGGATAAACAAACCTGGCATTCATCCCCCCTGGGTAACCCCCAGGTGATCCCAAATGCCCCCTGAAGCACATCCCTGCCCCTGCCTGGTTGGAGTTTACCCCGTGGGACTCACTGCAGGACATCCAGTGTTAAATGCACGCTGCCAAAGCCAAACAAATGTGCCTCCCACAGGAAGGGATGGACAAGAGCTCTACAGCCCCTGCAAGCCCTGAGCAGCAGAGTTCAACACACCTGGCCAGGGAAATCTTCCACCAGCTGGAAATTCCTGCCtagagccaggctggatggggcttggagcagcctgggacagtggaaggtgtccctgcccatggcaggggatggcactgggtgagatttaaggtccctcccaacccaaaccagtctgggattccacTGGATCTcaaatttaatttacttttaattGGGTTAAGTTCTCCCACATGGAAAACTCAAGCCACCACACGCTGACAGGGAAGAGCTCCCTGGTTCTGCACCCCTAATGAAGGGAATCAGATCAACTCCAACAAAACACAGAACTGGTGGCAAGGGCACAAACTGGTgtgaacttttatttttataaataaagcaGGTGACAGTGCATCTGCCTCTTGAACTGGTGTTTAACACTAAAAATTCATGCAAAATGAGCTAAAAATGGTAACTGTGAAGATGTTCAGCAGCAGCCACTGAATTACCCCAAATGCAAACCtgccctgtgcagaggagctggAAGGGTCTGTTCCAGCTCAGGCCCACCACTCACCTGTTTTCCCTTGCTCTTTACAAAGCAGTTTCTCTGCTCTCCTGTCCAGGTAAGCCAGGATTAAAGCACAGCTCAGTGAGAAGAGACAAGTGACACCACCTGAAGAAGGCAATACCATGTTTAGCTAACAACTCAAAGAGTAATTTGGTTTTTCAGCCCAATTAGTGCAGTTTTTGTTGGACATGTCAAGGTACATTGAGTTTAACACCAGCTTTAAGGCTCAAGAGCAGTGCAGCTCAAAGGTTAAGGTGTGAAACAGGTGTGCAGACACCTGCCTTGGAGCACAAACATGaacatacatttattttatttaaaacacgACCACCAATCCCCCTCAGCACAGCCAAGCTCCTCATCTGCACCTTGCAGGGACAGAAACAAAGCCTGGCCTTACTCCCAACACCAGggtctccatgcccatggctctgagggaagGGAACACACCCCAGAATTGTTCAAATTCCACTTTGACAACCAGACAACCACAGGCAATCTTTGACACCCCTCAGAAAATTTTGCAAGTCTTTCCTTTGCTCAAAGCATGTGAAATATTTCATCTCCACAAGACACAAACTTGAATTTGGCAACCCCAAAAATGCCACAGCATTTCAGCAGCCGCAGTGACCTGAGGGAATATGAGAACATGATACAAAAAGTGCTGGAATTGCTCCTCTGAGGCTCAAACAGATTTGTGCTGCTTTTAAGTGGTTAATAAGTGCTTTTAAGTGGTTAATAAATCATTAACACACATGCAGGTGGACAGCAACCCAAAACATCACTGACCTATCAGGAGAGCCAGGCCAAGGGTGCTGGGGCCAGCATAGCCCAGGAGATCCTGAACTCTGGAGTAGATCCATCCCATGATATTCATGTTCACCGTGCTCCCCTAGGCACAACAGAGCCATGTGAAGAACCCAGcatttcccagctccagggattcGACAGGAACATCAGGCAGAAGGGTTTACTGGAGACAAGCAGGGAAAATTCTACCCAGGGAACTTAAACCAGCAGGAAAAAGGATCCAAATGATTCCCTGCTGGCTTGGTAACAAATTAATCATTGCAACAACAATATAACATcacaaatttaaattttatacaAATCTGGAAGGGTTTTCACCAAGACTTGAGAAGTGCATAAACCCCACAGGCACGAGCTCATAAACTGAGCTGAATTCCATGTATTGGAGCACACGGGATTCCCACCTGACAGGCACCAGGAAGAAGcaccttttcccctccctttgccccCAGAAAGGATCCATGGCTGCAATCCCAAGACTACCCCCAGTTGAGAGCAGTTCAGctgagaggaggcagctgctcaTGAGCACCAGGCTGAgcatcccccagccccagcagagagCAGCTCACTGCCCCACCAGGGAAACACCTGCAGAGCTTAAAAATACCCCAGGCTGCCCCAAAGGAGCCCTAAAAGAAGGGGCACAACTCCTCTCTTCGTTCTCAGCTGTGCACTGGTGCAAGCTTACAATTCTGGCCATGCTGAGCTGCAATCCAAACACCAGGTTTAACTCCTTGCCCTTGAACCAGCTCACTGCATACGTGTTCTGGGCCACTGCCAGGGACTCACCACCTATcctgaaaagcaaaagaaaacatttaaaatgcagCAGGCAAAGCAGCGAGGTCCTTGGCAAGAGAAGAATTTCAGAGAAATCTGGCTGTGTACAGGCAGAGGGAATGCAGATTTCTATACACAAggcaacagaaaacaaagattCAGAAACAGAATTGCAGTGATTTAAGAATCATCggtggttccacaggttttggTTCAGCAAGACCTGCAAAGtcctattttttgtttttaagttaCACAGAGAAAGCAAGAGAAGATCTTGCACTCCTCAGCTTCAAAATCTCAAAATCCAACCATtttgtctccaagaggcagcacTTTTCGAGGAGCATTTTCTAGGGCTGGGTTTTGTAGTTTTCTAGATGGCCTTACCTCAGAGAGCACAAATCTGCTCTTCCAGACTCACCCAAATATGAATCTGCCCACTTCCATCAGCCAGAAAGTGTTAAACAGTGCTCCCAGAGCAAACACCACCTGCAAACAGCATTGAAGGGAAATGATAATTGTGCATTTCGGGTATGGAACAAACCAGAACCGTGCAAAAACAGGAACAGAAATGCTTTTCCCTTCCCAAAAATACTTCACATCCacttcctgctctgctttttgGTCTTTGCTCCCTCTGCTATTCATCATATCCAAGCTGGCCCACCCAGTGCTGTCCTCAACCAATTCCACATCAAACGTGTGGCTCCCTCCCATGATTTCACTCACATTCCAAGATTCCCTTTTCCCAGATACTCCAGCACAACCCAGGGTTCTCCCATTCCAGTTCTCAGCTGTCTAATGTGGAACACAAATTCATCATCCTTCACCCCCTCCCCTGCACTCACCTGCCCAACACACACAAAGATGCTGAATATTATAGTGCCCAgcctggaaagaaaacaaaatcaaatcaCGTCATGCACAACCagaatctttttttcccctacaaaACACTGTGTTAGACCTGCAGCAGGGAAACAAGGGGAGGTGCATGTGCAGTAAAAGGTCTCTGTAATAAACTGTGCAGCTCAACAGCTCCCATAGAAAACAGGCAGTGCAAGGTGGTGCTTTTTAagcaaatttatttaaattataaagGAAAGGAAGCTCAGCTATATTGTTAAAACATCCTAAattgtgtggggaaaaaaatattgaaaaggtttATTGCAATGTGGAAAAACTTTTTAATATAAAGCTTAAACCTCACCTGCACTTTTGGCTCATCATTCCTTGCACATGAGTGACACAAACATTGCACTCACCGAATTCCAAACACTCTGTCTATCAGGAAACCTCCAAAGAAGCACAGAACCACATTGGGCCAGGAGTACCAGGCATAGAGTGCCATGAACTGGGCTGTGTTCACCTTCATGTCCTACATAGCACCGGGGAATTATAAACGGGATTATTCCTGAGCTAATTGCAGGGACACAGAATAAATATCCAAGCAAACCGTGTAGAAACAAGTGCATTCCTGACCTGGCAACTGCTTGTCATTCACAGaattccagactggtttgggtggcaAGGGACTTAAAATTCGTTTTGTTCCAAGCCCAGGAACGccttccaccagcccaggctgctccagcctggccttgggcactgccagggatccaggggcagccacagctgctctgggcacgctgtgccagggcctgcccaccctcccagggaagaattcctgcCCGTATCCCACCTCCCCCTCTGCCAGCGGGAAGCCCTTTCCCCCCTGCCCCGTTACTCCACGCCCACGGCAAAGGTCACTCTCCCTGCTTTCCAAAGCCCCCTGGCAGCGACTCACCCGCTGAACCTGCGTCTGGAGAGCGGCCGGGTTGTCGTAGCAGAAGTAGCTGCCTGCAGGGAGAAGGCGACGGCTCAGAGCTCCGTCCGGGCGCCCCACACACCCGGAGCCCCCCCACACGCAGCCCCCCCGGCCCATCCCGCACCGAATCCCAGGAAGCACATGAGGGCCAGGACGAGCAGGCGgtgcgggaggcggcgggggtCGCAGGCGGCGGgcagggcgcgggggggccccggggagccgccgccgccatcgccGCCATCGCCGCCCAGCAGCGCCCGCTCCTCCTCCGCCATCGCGCCCGCCTCACGTGAGCGCCCGTCACgtgcgccccccgcccgccgcgtGACCCGCGCAGGTCACGTGCGCCGTTGCCGTGGCAGCGCCGGGGCTGAGGcctgggggctgcggggggggggggggaaataggAACTTCAAATAAAGCTGAATAATGAACTGTGAACGTGAATGTAAATGTGAATGTGAAGGTAAATGTAAACGGAGTTTGAGGGCCAGGCGGCAACCAGTCCGCAATAAACATCCAGGGAAATGCAGCAGCTTGCAAAATTGCTGTATTGTCCTCTTTTTGGGTGCTAAAGTCATGGGATCACGGAATCATAGCatagtttgggttagaagggaccttaaaggtcatccatgggcagggacacctcccactgtgccaggctgctcccagccccagtgtccagcctggccttgggcactgccagggatccaggggcagccccagctgctctgggaattccatcccagcccctgcccaccctcccagagaACAATTCCtccccaatctcccatccagccctgccctctggcactgggaagccattccctgggtcctggccTTCCAGCTCCTGATGAACAGCTCCTCTCCACCTTCCCTGGAACTCCCTTCAGACACTGCAgggcttctcttctccaaactCATTTCTCTTGAGCTGTTTGCTCCAAAAAGTTCTTCCCATATTAGACCAACCCTTGAAAAAGGTGGGGTTTTTACTTTAAGAAGCTCCAACCTTCCACCAAATTTCATCTTCTTGCACCAAAATGACCCGAATCCTGTGTGCACATCCTGTGCTTTTGGATCCAAAATATGCTCTTTTTCAATAAAATAAGCTCTTAATGAGGCACTTGTGATTTAGTTCAAaggatttatttctgttttcacagtGTAGAAAGGAAAGGGCTGAGTTTTACCTGATGTGCTGAACCAAGACATTCACCGTCCAGCTACTCTGCCATGAATTTGATAAGGAACCATAGAAGAAAGTCAAAATAACTTCTCAAAACATGCAGGTATCACGTTGTGAATCAGCTGCCAGCTGCTCTTGGATGTGAAATGCTCCATTTCACTTGATACGTGTCTTTTCAGAGACCTGTCTAAACAGAACTGTGTTATTAAATGAATCCTTTTCAACTGCTCTCAACTGGCTTCGATTCCTTGAAATCCGAGCGTCTCCGTTtaccagagcagctgtgaaaaACATGGTCTTAAATTACAGGGCTTCACTGGAAAAGCACTTGTGCAACAAATTTGAGAGTTTCTGTGACCAACTCAAGGATTACGGTGACAAACTCGA
It contains:
- the MFSD1 gene encoding lysosomal dipeptide transporter MFSD1 isoform X3 encodes the protein MSWFSTSGSYFCYDNPAALQTQVQRDMKVNTAQFMALYAWYSWPNVVLCFFGGFLIDRVFGIRLGTIIFSIFVCVGQVVFALGALFNTFWLMEVGRFIFGIGGESLAVAQNTYAVSWFKGKELNLVFGLQLSMARIGSTVNMNIMGWIYSRVQDLLGYAGPSTLGLALLIGGVTCLFSLSCALILAYLDRRAEKLLCKEQGKTGEVIKLTDVKDFSLSLWLIFVICVCYYAAIFPFIGLGKVFFIEKFRFSPQEASAINSIVYIISAPMSPVFGLLVDKVGKNIIWVLCAVITTLASHIMLAFTFWNPWIAMCLLGVAYSLLACALWPMVAFVVPEHQLGTAYGFMQSIQNLGLAVIAIAAGMILDTRGYLFLEVFFSACVCLSLIAVVMLYFVNHLAGGDLNWSAKKRAKLQKAAASEAEEQERLRRQNEDDLAKLLPKADAFSLRNKYLSRLGAQLPAHYSSCLSTLAHRSVLK
- the MFSD1 gene encoding lysosomal dipeptide transporter MFSD1 isoform X1, which produces MAEEERALLGGDGGDGGGGSPGPPRALPAACDPRRLPHRLLVLALMCFLGFGSYFCYDNPAALQTQVQRDMKVNTAQFMALYAWYSWPNVVLCFFGGFLIDRVFGIRLGTIIFSIFVCVGQVVFALGALFNTFWLMEVGRFIFGIGGESLAVAQNTYAVSWFKGKELNLVFGLQLSMARIGSTVNMNIMGWIYSRVQDLLGYAGPSTLGLALLIGGVTCLFSLSCALILAYLDRRAEKLLCKEQGKTGEVIKLTDVKDFSLSLWLIFVICVCYYAAIFPFIGLGKVFFIEKFRFSPQEASAINSIVYIISAPMSPVFGLLVDKVGKNIIWVLCAVITTLASHIMLAFTFWNPWIAMCLLGVAYSLLACALWPMVAFVVPEHQLGTAYGFMQSIQNLGLAVIAIAAGMILDTRGYLFLEVFFSACVCLSLIAVVMLYFVNHLAGGDLNWSAKKRAKLQKAAASEAEEQERLRRQNEDDLAKLLPKADAFSLRNKYLSRLGAQLPAHYSSCLSTLAHRSVLK
- the MFSD1 gene encoding lysosomal dipeptide transporter MFSD1 isoform X2, whose product is MAEEERALLGGDGGDGGGGSPGPPRALPAACDPRRLPHRLLVLALMCFLGFGSYFCYDNPAALQTQVQRDMKVNTAQFMALYAWYSWPNVVLCFFGGFLIDRVFGIRLGTIIFSIFVCVGQVVFALGALFNTFWLMEVGRFIFGIGGESLAVAQNTYAVSWFKGKELNLVFGLQLSMARIGSTVNMNIMGWIYSRVQDLLGYAGPSTLGLALLIGGVTCLFSLSCALILAYLDRRAEKLLCKEQGKTGEVIKLTDVKDFSLSLWLIFVICVCYYAAIFPFIGLGKVFFIEKFRFSPQEASAINSIVYIISAPMSPVFGLLVDKVGKNIIWVLCAVITTLASHIMLAFTFWNPWIAMCLLGVAYSLLACALWPMVAFVVPEHQLGTAYGFMQSIQNLGLAVIAIAAGMILDTRGYLFLEVFFSACVCLSLIAVVMLYFVNHLAGGDLNWSAKKRAKLQKAAASDSQLITPPVYQPWPTGVC
- the MFSD1 gene encoding lysosomal dipeptide transporter MFSD1 isoform X4; this encodes MAEEERALLGGDGGDGGGGSPGPPRALPAACDPRRLPHRLLVLALMCFLGFGSYFCYDNPAALQTQVQRDMKVNTAQFMALYAWYSWPNVVLCFFGGFLIDRVFGIRLGTIIFSIFVCVGQVVFALGALFNTFWLMEVGRFIFGIGGESLAVAQNTYAVSWFKGKELNLVFGLQLSMARIGSTVNMNIMGWIYSRVQDLLGYAGPSTLGLALLIGGVTCLFSLSCALILAYLDRRAEKLLCKEQGKTGEVIKLTDVKDFSLSLWLIFVICVCYYAAIFPFIGLGKVFFIEKFRFSPQEASAINSIVYIISAPMSPVFGLLVDKVGKNIIWVLCAVITTLASHIMLAFTFWNPWIAMCLLGVAYSLLACALWPMVAFVVPEHQLGTAYGFMQSIQNLGLAVIAIAAGMILDTRGYLFLEVFFSACVCLSLIAVVMLYFVNHLAGGDLNWSAKKRAKLQKAAASEKES